In the Hordeum vulgare subsp. vulgare chromosome 7H, MorexV3_pseudomolecules_assembly, whole genome shotgun sequence genome, one interval contains:
- the LOC123409140 gene encoding mitochondrial import receptor subunit TOM9-2-like: MASSSAVSKRGDAGGVLAAISRSSVAAHGREAAAVAGKLLRSTGKAAWIAGTTFLVLVVPLIIEMDREQQMVDLDLQQQALLGSPPTLAK; encoded by the coding sequence ATGGCGTCGTCCTCTGCTGTGAGCAAGCGCGGCGACGCGGGCGGCGTCCTGGCTGCGATCTCGCGGTCTTCGGTGGCGGCGCACGGCCGCGAGGCCGCGGCGGTGGCGGGGAAGCTGCTGCGGAGTACGGGGAAGGCGGCGTGGATCGCGGGGACCACCTTCCTGGTGCTCGTCGTGCCGCTCATCATCGAGATGGACCGCGAGCAGCAGATGGTCGACCTCGACCTCCAGCAGCAGGCTCTTCTGGGCTCGCCGCCGACCCTCGCCAAATAA